The DNA sequence TGAGAAAGAAAGCATTCTGTCAGTTCATGGTGGATGTTTTCAGAGAAAACAGAGTTCCAAAACTGCTGAGGAATGATgaacagtgagtgtgtgtttagtctCATGTTATGGTTAATTGTGCAAACAGTGTGTGTACAGATAATTCATATTAATGAAGCTACATGGCAATTTTCCAGATTCAGAGTAAATAATCAAGTTTGTACCTTGAGGAGATACTCTAAAACAAACCAAAATGATTATTTTTTACCCAAATCACACTTATTTGTATCATTGCATCCTTTTGCTCGTATCCTTCCCTGCAGGTCTCTGCTGTCAGCTGGACTGAGAATGGATAAGGTGCATCCGGGGGATATTGATCGGAATGGACACCTGTTCGAGTCCAGAGATCTGACCAACCCCCCATCCAGACTTCTCTCCGCCCTCACGGCCTTGGAGCACCTCCGACTGGACCTGGGCGTCCTGGGGCAGACGGGTTGCGGAAGCTCCAGCCTAGTCAACTCCCTCCTGGGCTTGAAGAACCAGGACGAGAGGGCGTCTCCCACTGGAGTCACGGAAACCACCATGGAGGCTCTGGGGTTCCCACACCCTGAGCTGCCTAATGTCTGGCTGTGGGATCTACCAGGCATGGGCAGGGTGGGGGAACTGGCTCCCTCATCGACCAAGACAGATCAGAAGGCTCTTTCATCTTCTCCGCAACCTCCATCTCCATTCCCTCCGATGTCGCTGACTCCTCTGCACCCACTATGTGATGTCTACATCCTGGTCTCGCCTCTCAGGCTTAGCCAGGTCTGTGTCCAGCTGCTGCAGAGTCTGTCAGCTCAGGGGAGGATGTGCTACCTGGTCCTCTCCAAGGCTGACCTAATGGGGGAAGGAGCTGTTGAAGAGGTTAGAAGGTGGAGTGAGGAGGCCCTAGGTCGACTAGGCCTCAAACATACCACTTTCCTGGTGTCAGCTCTCCACCCAGGGGAGCTGGACTTCCCCAGGCTGCAGGAGCTGTTGTGTAGTGCACTGGCTTCCCACAGAAAGGCTGCCCTTGTTCACTATGTTGTAGAACTTTTGGAATCAGAGGTGTGGGGGGGAAAGGACCAGGCAGACCCTTGTAAGCTTCAGTGACATGTAATTTCAACAAactgtatttgttttgttttatttaacctttaattaactagctATATAGCTAggtacattatttttttaaatctgtctCCTGTTGTATCAAAGCCATGATGTGAGACGTCAGAGGCTCTGGATAATCTGAATGACTGGGTCCATGTTCTATAttaaaatctaaatcaaatctaagtttattgGTAGTGTAcatgaatttaaaatggaatcaaattgtatttatcacatatgctaaatacaaccttacagtaaaatgcttacttaccagaTTTGCAGGTGTTATGGCAGGTGCAGCAAAACACTTATGTTactatctccaacagtgcagtagaatgtctcacaaatacaatacaaatgtACAAATAATCATTGTATGGTAAAGTTGTATCCAGTTTATGAAGTTATGGGTCATTGTGGTTTTaagcaaataaaaataaatacatgaaatAAAATTACCGGTATTCAAATGAGTCATTGTATTTATGGACGGTTATGAACTCCACATAGCAATAAAAGAAAGCAGCCATGTTGTAAGTGCTTTCCCATACACTAGATGGCAGCCATACAGAAAACAGAAAGAACAAGCAAAGGATTTCCAGCAAAAAAGACGAAATCGGTGATTGTAATTGGTTGTTCAAAGCAGCGACGAAGTCCTCTGTCATCAACGTTATGTCACGGAGGTTCATATGAGTCGTGACTCCAACTTTAGACCGCAAAAGGTAAATTCTagacatttctacatttattcCAATAAGCATATCGATATGTCTGTTTACCTCTCGTGAAGTTGTGCCTTCCATTGCAACGTATGCTACACTTTTCCCCAGTTGTGTTGCTTGCTAACCGGCTAACAACGTTTACGTTTATTTTGAATGCATTGGATAACACCTGACAACCGGTGTTGTGAGCGAAGACTCCTTCAAAACAACTAACGTTACTTTGTAGAATTAGATATATTGCCGGTGTATTGTCAATTTACAGTAAAACTGCACACAACCGAATGACTGCCTTTGGCCCCTAGTGTAATTTGGCATCATGCCTTTGCACGTTCACTGGCCTTACTTATCAAACTAGATAAATAGCTagcaaatcaaactttgtcacatacgccgaatacaagtgtagaccttaccgtgaaatgcttacttacaagcccttaaccaacagtgcagttcaagaagagttcaacattttttttaaaagtaaaacattattttaaaaagtgTTCACAATAAAAATATAATCTTCAAGCTAGCTGTATTTAGGCTATTGCTGTATCCAGCTACTGCTAAACATATGCTCAACTGTTTCCCGAGTGAAAACTGTCACTGACTgtccaaaaaagtatttatttcaaAGGTAcatttctcttgtctctctgagTCTCCAGACAGCAGATTAAAAGGGACTGTCATTATGTCATCTTATCAGGGGCCACCACCCAGACCCAACCCTCCTTCTCCACTCAGATTAGTGGGAGACATGTGCTACAACTCTGTCAGTCATCTGTTTGATGAGTGAGAGACACCGTCATATCGTTTTAGTAACGGGCCCATGTAGCTAACTAAACTCAACTCCGTGGTGAAGGAAGTTTATGATTATCTCCACCAATGGAGTTGAGCAGGGACCAGGCTTTGTGGAAGTCAGTCACTGACTACATCGATTCTGCCAAAAATGTAAATTCTGAAACACTTACcttgtacctatgtttgtcctctgtagttGGGTACTTTGTCCATACTTTTTACCAAAACGTTTGTCAAATACAACCACTGACCATTTCCAAATGTTCTATTGTTCAAAGATTGCTCTAAAACGTACATTATCCTGCCTAATCTGAGATTCAATTGGCACATGACATACCATTTTAGAGCAACAGAAAATAGGAAACGGTTGGTGGTTGTATTTAATGAACGTTTTATTAAAATGTATGGATTTCAGCGAACAGGCACAGaactacagaggacaaacatGGGTACAAGGTAAGTGTTTAACAATTACACTTTTATTGACCTTGAGCGAATCGATGTAGTCATAGCTGAATTCCACAAATCCTTGTCACTGCATCACCTTGTGGGGAAGCTCATCTTCATAAACACTTCCTCATGGGGTCAAGTAGGCTTGGCCAGGCCACTTGACAGTTACCGGTCTGATAG is a window from the Oncorhynchus tshawytscha isolate Ot180627B linkage group LG03, Otsh_v2.0, whole genome shotgun sequence genome containing:
- the zmp:0000000951 gene encoding uncharacterized protein zmp:0000000951, with protein sequence MMTGKLSEEMVELLLAPWRSSPRATGLEGRLVAALELYDHFPLDVAVTGGTQEANTQLARALCGLGNEEEEEEEEEEEEKSEDEEASDDDDEIEISGTLTKMFEREGKGQVKESEQDDNKRDDPPTENQPIVLHPKSPMILHPKIPNIRIWTIPSLDGQNHPIEHFDVLVVLTSVQHQDNLPGPIMELRDRDQPLFLVRAEQEWDLVQEKLTGPCKTCAWERMRARQMEIERKRLAATAEDAEVPEDVKQTLLELREIGATMTTALPELRKKAFCQFMVDVFRENRVPKLLRNDEQSLLSAGLRMDKVHPGDIDRNGHLFESRDLTNPPSRLLSALTALEHLRLDLGVLGQTGCGSSSLVNSLLGLKNQDERASPTGVTETTMEALGFPHPELPNVWLWDLPGMGRVGELAPSSTKTDQKALSSSPQPPSPFPPMSLTPLHPLCDVYILVSPLRLSQVCVQLLQSLSAQGRMCYLVLSKADLMGEGAVEEVRRWSEEALGRLGLKHTTFLVSALHPGELDFPRLQELLCSALASHRKAALVHYVVELLESEVWGGKDQADPCKLQ